The window CGCGACGACGGCGCGTGGATGCTTGGTGCATCCTCTATCCAAGCCAACATTGGGCCAATCAGGCGGTCCTAATCTCTATATGGGCATTAGCAGCACTTGTTACAATGACGGAGCATCCCTCAGTCGGACGCTCCGTCCGTGGTGGAACGAAGTTGGAAGGGCCTCAACCCTGCAGTTCTTCTTACGAGATCATCTTAGCGACCACTGGCTTGCCATCAAGCAATCTCAGAATCGGAAAACGGTCTGCAGATAGAAATGCAAAGACGTTGGCGAGATAGCCGAAAAGCATCACACACGAAGCCCCTACGAGGATTAGCAATGTGAACTCAGACATCTTCATCTCCCATATAGTCCAGGATGGATGTCTTTTATGTAGGAACGATTTTTGACTTTTAAAATGGGGCATTTTACGCTGCAAGGTGCAACAAAACGTCCACATATCTTTTTTATGCAGCGCTTTAATTGGCAATTAAAGGCAGTTTAACGGGGACCTATACGTAATATGGCCTAGCGCATTTGCGCGCACTAACGATCCGTTAATACCGCGGCAATTCTACAGGCCTTATGGCGCGCTTCAAATGCCATTGCACCAGGCGAAGAATTCACGCCGTTCGGATCTGATCGAAGCGGCCGGTAAGTCTGCATGGGTGTTCCGATGTGTTTTCCAACCTCGTCCGATTGACGCAGGGGATGGATACGAGGTCGCACCGACGCGTTGAGCATTCGCAAGCAACACAATGCGATCAGGCGATGTCGTCGCGGTACGTCCACGAGGCGTGAAGGATGTATGTCATCGGCGGGACAAAAATCACGATGGCGGCGATGCCGACCACGTAAGACAGACCTACCAGTTCCACGACGTATGCGAGCGCCATGCTCACGAGCGCCATGCAAAACGTCACGACAAGAAAGCGAAACACCTTTTTCCGCGACCATTGCGTCGCGAAGGTCCAGCGCGTGTTTAGAACGCAGGAAACGAGCGTCGCACAACTGAATGCTATGCCGTTGGCGAGAGGCGGACTGATCCCGAGATGTTGGATGCAG is drawn from Hyphomicrobium methylovorum and contains these coding sequences:
- a CDS encoding GtrA family protein, translating into MSDLARLARFAVSGSASTATHIAIAWSCIQHLGISPPLANGIAFSCATLVSCVLNTRWTFATQWSRKKVFRFLVVTFCMALVSMALAYVVELVGLSYVVGIAAIVIFVPPMTYILHASWTYRDDIA